From Acinetobacter lwoffii, a single genomic window includes:
- a CDS encoding glutathione S-transferase family protein, producing the protein MKLYNNPQSRGLTLLPLLKELQIEDQIEQVEVAYEHMHQQAYTRINPMGKVPCLVDQGVIISEMAAIFIYLADKYRDKGLAPALDDPKRGAYLKWMFFCHGPFTEYIDIKNLQVSPENIEKNRRSLSFGNEVAVFDFLKQGIGQANPYLLGEKVSAADLYVAYCLIFAISAKILPPFDEFKPFLQQMARRDSLKDIPWFQEYRV; encoded by the coding sequence ATGAAGCTCTATAACAACCCACAATCACGTGGCTTGACCTTGTTGCCTTTGCTGAAAGAATTGCAGATTGAAGATCAGATTGAGCAGGTGGAAGTTGCCTATGAGCATATGCATCAGCAGGCGTATACACGGATCAATCCGATGGGAAAAGTTCCCTGTCTGGTGGATCAAGGCGTCATTATTTCAGAAATGGCCGCCATTTTTATCTATCTGGCAGATAAATATCGTGACAAAGGCTTAGCGCCTGCTTTGGATGATCCGAAGCGTGGGGCGTATTTGAAATGGATGTTTTTCTGTCATGGACCCTTTACCGAATATATCGATATAAAAAATTTACAGGTGTCGCCAGAAAATATTGAAAAGAACCGGAGAAGTTTAAGTTTTGGGAATGAAGTAGCCGTATTTGATTTTCTGAAACAGGGCATCGGGCAGGCCAATCCTTATCTGTTGGGTGAAAAAGTCTCGGCGGCGGATCTCTATGTGGCTTACTGTTTGATCTTTGCAATCTCTGCGAAAATTTTACCGCCATTTGACGAGTTCAAACCTTTTTTGCAGCAGATGGCTCGTCGTGATTCCCTGAAAGATATTCCCTGGTTTCAGGAATACCGAGTCTAA